tgaatcaatataatataattgaATATATAATCACCACGTCCCAGTAGTAGACACGGTATTCAcaaacgttttaaacatatttatgttGTTCTGGTTTACTTAGTGAGGTAAAAAAAACTTAGATAACATTGCTGCTCATATTGATATGTTCAAGGATTTGTCAAAATCCATGAGAATATCCACGAACATTGgacaaaatgtgcaattttattaATCTGAACATATTTATTCGGATTTGCTTTCTTAATTTCGATATCTTAAGTAGGAGCTTGAGCGCGTGTCCTTGCTATTCTGTCGAGGACCTCGACAAAACGACACTCCAATGAAACGAGGACAGTTCCGAGGACTTAACACGGATCTTAGGAATAAATTTTTAACGACACCACTCGGTTTATACATTGTGACAATTTTCCCCACGAAcaaagtatcattttgaaaataacgTCATGATTTCACACAGTGGTCCTTAACCCAGCTGGTTATGTAAATGATGACATTAAAAGGGTATGTATAGAACAAAGCGGTTTAACAATCTTCAAGAATATTTTATGAAAACCAGTTgcgaaacattctaacataagcgttgataaaatattttgcagaaatgTTAGAATATTTATGTAGGTGGAGACTATTTATATAGGTGGTTATATGCTAGATTTAGATGAACCCGGAGAACCACAAGAAGAGATACCCAATGTCACAAATTGGGAGGTACAGCATGCTGTAAACCAAATGAAGAGAGGGAAGTCTCCTGGACCCGACAATGTGCTCTTCGACACAATTAACAAGGAAGGGACATCATAACCAAAGAATTTAGCAAAGCTGTATACAATATGTATGCAAAAAGGGAGAGTGCAACATCAGTGGAAAGAAGCCACTATGATTATTTTGCACAAGAAGGGGGACACGCGAGACCTAAAGAATTATAGACCCATCCTCTCAAACACATCCAAGCTGTACACAAGGATACTAACAAACCGATTAGAAAACATACTAGATAGCAATCAACCAAGGGAACAGGAAGGATTCAGGAAAGGCTTTTCAACCATGGACCACATCCACACCATCAACCAACTAAAGGAGAAATGCCAGGAGTGCAACATTCCACTATGCGTAGCTTCAAAGTCAAACTCCGGTGGGGTTGTAGCTCGAGGGGAAAATGATcactgacacttggggagtatgaaaccacaaaggtcattcGAGTTCAAAGATCAGGTCAagtttaaagttgctccgattggtctCTTACtcgggtcagctgaggtcaaacgTCAGGtcaaatatttaaagttcactctgattgggctgtaactcggggggaaatggtccctgacacttggggagtatgaaaccgcaaaggtcattcgaggttaacggtcaggtcaaatttaaagttgttcAGATCAGGCCGTAACTtacagaaaatgatccctgacacttggggagtatgaaaccgtaaaggtcatccgaggtcaaagctCAAAACAAATTTGATCCGACCTGGTTGGAACTTAAAGAACATGGTCCCTGaaacttggggagtatgaaaccgtaaaggtcattagagatcaaaggtcattcaaaTGTAATGTTGCCCCGTcgggctgtaactcagggaaaacaatTCCCGGCACTTGGGGAGAATGAAACCGCaaagatcatctgaggtcaaaggtcaggtaaaattcaaagttgctctgattggacTATAactggggaaatgatccctgtcacttggggagtatgaaaccgtaaaggtcatcggaggtcaaaggtaatgacaaatttaaagttgctccgaccgAGCTGTAAGttgcggaaaatgatccctgacacttggggagtatgaaaccgtacATACCGTTAAGATTTGCCCATTACGGCGCATATTATGTGCTCCCGTAATCTTAATAACTGACATTTTACGCATAAACTCACGtcaaatcccaccagcaaataatgaCTCGGCCCTTACCTCATGTGTGGAATTTTCAGAAGAGGGAGTTCTCTATAAGAGGGAGTTTTGTATAAACCGAAATTTACCATAAGGCAAAGGAAACCATGTGCGCAATAAGGCGAATGTTTAAGGTACTACATGTCATTCATGGGTGTATTTCTTTGACACACAAACATGTTCAATTGATGATGAATCGGATGGAATAAACCTGTTAATCTGTATATATGTCGTCTGTAAACTTATGGTAAGAAAGGCCGTAAACGCTAGGGCGCCATATAGGGCCCACAATAGATCCCTGAGGAAGTCCATTAGTTCATGTTTGTTGGAGATCAGATGAGTGTTAATACCATCAATGAGAACACGAGTTGTTATCTCAGAAAAATATGACTTGAACGACAGTTGAGGTCTGTCCTGGTGACCCCGATCAAGCCCGTCATTCGATCGAATACGCTGATTTATGGTATCGAATAGGTCGGAGAACTCATACCTATGTCCATATtaaaaaagaaacgaaaagaaaattaaaagaacGGGTACTGGCTGTATTGCTTTAATAAATTGTGCTCAAAGTTTATTggggatttttttctttttttctttctttttttcatattatcTTGTATTGAAAGAAACTGCCTACGATTCCGacatatgcaaggagagccttgaTCTGGCAATAGACATGAGAGGAAGAATTTCGTAATTCTATACACAATGTCATATGACTTAATCACAATCATTTTCACTATTGTGATTAAAGTGTGAAGTTCAAGTACATACATTTAGAGCGTACATGAAGTTGGACAAAGGTCACATAAAAACAAACACTGGAATAAGCTGGAATAGTCGAATATCTGGCGTACAATGTATGTGATATTGATATAGTAATTTTGTTCCGGTTTCGATACATATAGTTCTCAATTTTAAGTAATAGTACTCTTTGAACGCAAGTATGTCAAGGAAGGCAAGAGCCCCGGAAAGAGATGACGAAAAAGATTATCCAATTTTTACTTCACCGTCGTGAACAGAGAATACCATACATGTAACTAATTGTTGATGTGACACAATTATATTGAAATAGTTCTAGTCGGTGGTTCCATTCAACTGAACTCAAGCATGTTGAATAAAAACAGAGAAATCCGCGGTATGTAagcttatgtacatgtataattctcaTTAAACCGACCTTAAAGCATGGCAGACGCAACAGACTCGGACATAAAACATACTAAATGGTCGGTAAGAGGACATTCAATTAACGAACTTGTCGCCAAATTCTCGCTACCTATTCTGGTAAAAGCGGTCAACTCAAGTAAAAGCCATGGAACTTCTGGTATTGTTGCTCATGAAATATACAGGATAAAACGACTGCTTCGTGTACAGACTATCAGAGCTCACTTAATGTCGTCGTCGGAATCTGACGTATTGCCTTTGGAGATAAGGATACCAAAAGATTACCGTGGACCATTTCAGGTAAAGGAAAATCAAAAGGCTATAttacaaaggtcattcaatttcACCGCGGGTTTCACCGTGGTTTGCTTGACAACATTAATTAAAGTCGGGTTTAGCAAAGTACTCAGAAATCAATAATTGGGGCCCGATATTATTTTTGAATGtagatttatttaaagggcataggctatattcaaaattgatatacatAATAAGACCGGTTCGGTCCGTAGTTATAAAGTATAACCTATAATATAAACTATAAACAAttatgttttcataacataataATCAATATCGTGTGTAAATGTTTTCACATGAGCATTCAGTTCGGTCTTCCTATTGTTTCACCTTTGTGTAGATAACACCAGTTGAATCAAGCATGTACAGGGATGTCAGCCTGGAAGATGTAGTCAAATATAGACCGAGATATATCAAAGTAGTGAAAACAGTCTCTAATATAACGACTGGGGTTCATATCGACCTCAACGCCGGTGATGAACTCGAAGTCATAGGAACAAGAAAGAGGGCGACTAAAACAGGTCTAAAAGATTACCTCAAGTAAGTGAACTAAACAATATCACACAATGTAACATTAGACATTACGAGTCGATTGTTTACAACAAACAATTCTCTTATGGTGATACGTACTGGGGTGCCACGAACCATTTTTGTCAGTTTTAGGTATTATAAACTAAAACACTTTTTAATGTTCGAGAGTAATATGTATGAACTCCTAACAAAATGCAATCTTTAGAAGAAGtgtttatcaaaatattgagTTCCAACATTTTagttgacattttcagtacagtatTTATTATTGACCGTTTATTCATATTCTAATGTTTTATTATGGAGTgtcattaatttttgttattatatttgctggacatgatgtttttatcatttattttctTAAAACTGAATTATAATATGTAATGATTTTAATATGTAACTTATGAGTGTGTTCTTATATGCTATTTTATGTAGTTTAATATTTGAGCTATGTTCttctgtttcttattttttcataTGTAAGCGCCTTGGGGTTGTGTTTTCAATGTAAGGCGCGGTTTTTATAAATcccacttattattattattattaatattctaTTTGTGACAATCTGTAATCGAATTGAgaacaaaatgtcaaattataATTGTCTTTATATTAATACTTTATTTGTCATATAATTTTGCTCTCGTTTATTAAATGTTGGCAGACTACGAAAAAAATACCGTGAGTTTATCTTGAATCCGGACTGTGAAGGAATGTTCCAGGTAGTGGAGGACAGTACATTATACACCCTACACGACATTCTGGAACGATTTCCACTTCCTCAGAAAGTCTCCCTAGTGAACATTGAAAGCCACAGTGAAGTTCTTTTAACCCTGTTTCCATCAGGCGTATCAGAAGCTACAACTCTTATGCTCAAAGACAATGTGCAAGATGAATACGTCGTCGGTGAAGACCTGCAAAAACAGATTCGCGCCATTCTACATATTGACGCTGAGCTGTACTTCTATGTTCCGGATTCAATTAGCCCGTCTTACGTGGAAAAAGAACAACTGAGAATGACTAAAAAGAAAACCGATGGTGATGTTGATAATGAGCAGATTTTCATTGATCAACTTATATGTCTGGCTAAAGACACACCTGTGATATGTGGAGCTGCTGGAGAGGTGTTTAAGAAGCTTTTTCTTCACCCAAGAACAGCAACTTCCCATGTTAGTGAGCATGGTGAGTCGCCTCAACATTTGCTGTCTCTTTCAGAAGAACAAGGTTGTTACACAAATGTAGAAATTCGTCCAACCATTTCTAGAGATCAGCAGTTCGGTAAAGTTGGTGTTGGCCTTCCGATGCGTAATGATATGCCCGATTGTCCCCCTCCAATCCCTCCAAAGCCACCAACTGGTCAAGGAGATAAACACAATGTAAAGCTGCTCACACCAGAAGAAACCCGCGATGTCTTTGCTGATAACAGTGAGTATAGTTTGAAcaacaatataaaaaaacaacCACCCAAAAAAAACCACTGCATTTTGTAGAATTGCAATATGTTctttcatgttttatgttttgctTGCAATTGAAATGTAACAATTCATGAAACTGCTAATAATACTGACAATCACTTTGTTCATTTTAAGATTGCGTGAATAACATATTTCTTTCACCTGTGCCAATATGGCTGGTAATCTTGGTAATGTGAAATTATTTCGATTCATATCTGATATAGCAAATAATACACGTATAAAGGTTTTCGAGTTCAATGTTTTGGGTTGTATACATCAAGTCACACCATCCATTATGTTATATTTGTAATGCTTATGGCATACATTTACTTTTTACACTTCCTTGTATGTTGAAactgaaaattatatttgaaatgtgtaaaaatagaAAAGACATGGAAAACAGATTCTTTAATTGTTTTGTACCTCAGTAAACATGGACACCAATGGAAATAATTAGGACTATTTATGTTTTTCAGGCAGCGGAAGGCGTGAGTGTGAAAGTGAACCACTCTATGATGTCCCTGAAACAGGAAGTAAGAATTATAATGTTTTCTTTCTTATGTTATTTATATTCAGTACAAGCTTAGTTTTGCTTTTTTTCTTCTGTCTCACTTAGCCCAACCTCATTATCATTGGGGGGGGCAGGACTTCTAAACCGTGGAATTTTAGAATGAAAAGTGCCCTTGTTGCGCAGATTtgtttgtataaaaatgtacctAACCTTAGAACTTGCCCTTTTTGGATGTTTTGAATACTGGATACCTAATCACCAAAATGTGACCTTTTGTCAATGTTCTCCCACTTTTAGACCTTTTATTGAACAAAAATAGCAAAGAGTGGACATAATTtgtggatggggggggggggtcctggGCGTTATATTTCCATGTTAATATCCCTTGTATATATTTTAATGACTTGTGTTGTGTGCATTTCCAGGTGACCACAGTGATGACGAAGACGACGACGATTATGAGCAAATGGCATACGACGATGAAAATGATTCTGATTCTGGCAACTCTTATGAAAGTATTCCCCATGATATGGAAGACACGTTGTTGACCAATGTAAGCTATTATTTAAAACAGAAAACTGGAGAATCGGTGTcaacatggttttaaaaataaTACACATTGATCATGTTGGCGTCTTGTTCTATATACCCCGGATTCTGTCGGTAACGGTCCGTCCTAATCATCACCTTATCGCATTGGCGGTTATGGGTAATTACAAATTTGTTGAATTAAATATAATACTGGAACCGTCTGCAACTTGCTACGTCGCATTTGATACCATCAGACttactgacccgctggactggtcccATCATGACAAAAATTATGTCGCACTCCCCTCTTGTTATCGTGCAGGTTGTTCCACTCTGTCCGAGAtcagaaatgaatgaatgaattaaatgaatgaaatgagaTCACGGCAGATGGCTTCCTTTATGCTTTTCATCAGTCTTGTGCTACAGCTCGTATATATCAAGAGTAATACATCTTCGTTGTGTATgttggaaccaactcaggttggAGGAAAACGCCATACTTCTCTGCCTACAGTGTTAGTTAATTCTGGCtttcatgaccatgatgacatacTATAAATCCGTACCCCAAGTTTGAGTGTTTCCCTTTTGGTTGTCTATCTTTGACGAACTTGCCGTGTTTCGATTGTCCAATAAAAAATGGGATTCTAACGTAAGCTCTGTAACAGTTGTGTTGGGCTCCTTTTGGTCTTTGTACTTTGTGGCTTTGAGAAACGTCCACATCTGGGTGCAGCCAGTATTGtgatgcagaggatgatttaaggaagccccatcatgcactgcaaacgtgttatcactagagtttcaactgccactttacttttcaaatcccattgaattctgtgcaaaagatgttgtttaagaattgtgcgtgtgtcattattacttggtcgatttcagaacaaaagtgatgtatacataaaggataattcacaccttctgtaggtaacataaaatgtgaaatcgactagcattttgaatgcgtttttattgtaaatatatcagtccaaattcaaatttaaccatgcccgtcaatgcaatgtgcgagcagtggtgtcatgttcactcacacagctgtcaaagctaaccgcaagtcaacacagtggcgtggtgggaagtgcttaaatcatcctctgattgtGATGTATCCCCATTTGCTTCTGTCTTGTTCGGTTTAGGTTGCGGCTTATATATGATCTTTCCCGTGTATCTGATTTTTGATTCTGCGATTTCCATGGACGTCGTCTAGCTGCCTCTGGTGCTCTTGCACCGTGAACAAAGTACTGCCGTTTGAGCTTCCTCACAGTTGAAATAGTCTTTCTTTTGGTTCAATCTGTGCAAGAACCCagtcgtttgtttgtttgtcttgctAGGTGAGACTTACTATGCGGCGGTATACCACACAGGTATCGTTGCTTGCGCGAGAATTGTTATAAACTCCTCAATTGTATCACAATGCATGATAAGGTCCACAATGATCAGTGTGCGTGGCCTTTCTGTACACTTTGGATGTTAGCGAGCCATCGTTCTTAACACTAATCAGACAATTTAGTAAAGCGGCGTGTTGTCTGTAAAACTCTGAGTAAATTACATGTTGAGTtctaaattatcatgattattaatgTGTTGTGTTAAACAATATAATTCAGTACGCTCAATTGACAAAACGTGGCCAAATTTAGATATTACACCAAGGTATGAACGGACGGAAACCGGTGGCCCCATTGCGCATCCATATGGTTGTAGACGTATAGATGGTATTAGAAGTTAGTATATGATATTTCAAACAGATGCTAACTTATCATTCTTATTGACGTGTTAAACAATTGTCAAGGTGTCATCGACAAAACGCAGCCAAAGTTTAGATTTTACACCAGGGTATGAACGGACGGCTTTCTGTTCAAAGCTCTACATATACAACTTTTGGGGAAATTGGTGACCCTATTGCACATCCACGTTGCTTTAGACGTAGGTGGTATTTATAAAAGTAGATGATATTTCAAACAAATTCTGACAAGTACCACCATTTGATCCGTATTCAGATTTATTAGGTAGTATCACTTTTCAAACACTCTATTACaaatgtgaacatggtgaatgcaaATTCAGATCGAATACATGCGAAAAGGGCgctattatgtgatgatgttacTGTTTCAACTTCTTCAAGTATCACCAGCACGTGGGTCTGTTGCTTGTagaagtctgatggtatcagacgcaacgtagcaacgTAGCAATGCAAcgcaacgtaacgtaacgtaacacaacgtaacgtaacgtaacgcaACGTAACGTAGCAAGTTGCACAGTATTTTAATTCAACAATATTTCAACGATTGGATGACTAAGGACATCCACTATTCTAAATCGGACTCATGTACCTTATTGGCAAGTCAGCTAAagaacctgttttaaaatatttggaTCTTCTTAGATTTCCGGTGCACAGTGTGCCATCATGAAAGAAGAAGACTGAAGGATTTACAACACCCTTCTTTGTACAATCACTTACTCACTAATTTCTATTCAGaattcaaatttatttaagttaatggatatttttttattaaatcaatagaagttatccacttcactcatgtgtgacttctaacaaaaggcgctgattcccgtagtattcctcattcaaaccaattcaatgcacgacctcggagttacctgcatgactttggcgggctattttgaaacagtcatggttgcacatgcaggtacttcttttgaaagtcctaaacaaggtatagcagtcgttgataggatatgcagcttatagaacatggataacctctatggaTATAATGCGAGATACTAGGTGTGATTTAAAACATTTAATAATTTACAGTAGAAACTTGTTTTGTTATAGTATGCAATATTTAGAAAGTATCTAAACATCTTAAagcatctcaatttcattatgctTTGATACATTTCGACGTTGTTACAGGTTTCAATTGAAGACAAACACCAGATGGAAGATGAAAAGTCTAATGGCGAAACTAAACCTGAATACGAAAATACCGCTCGTGCTCATCCGATAGATAGACAAATCAAACGAGCCGAGGCTCCACAGTTTCCGCAAGCCATAACTCATCAAGAGACGAATTATCCATACCCTCGCACTGTGGCGGATAGTACAGAAATATATGATGCCGTATCTGATGATATTCCTCCGGAGCTACCACCTCGGCTCTATCTTCCCTCTTCAGCAACAATATCAGCGTCTCCCACTATTGATCCAAAGTATGGAAAAGCCCCAAACACCCAGATCAGTGAAGTTTTTAGGAAATCAGTTCGTGGTGTCGATAGACTACCATCATCACCAATCCCTGATGTGCCACCAAAACCACCAGGCAGGCATAGTTTCTTTTCCGCGGAAACTTGTTCCGTTCAAGCGCAATCAAGACGACAACAACGGCGAGAAACTACTAAAGAATGCTGGCAACCACAGACCGCAACACCAGCAACCTCGATCAGTCACCGTGGTTACGAAGTACACCTACCGCCGATGTCGGATGAAGGACGTACAGAATTGGAAACTTCGGAAGAAGTTCGGAAAAACAATCGTTCCAGTCCCCAACAACTCCCAGACCTTATAACAAATGAGGTAAGATCCTTAAACAATTCCACACCTGATGTTACCCATGTTGTTACCGCCTGTTGTTTTGGCAAAATCAGCCAAAATCAGTCTCAGGCGTGAATTTGCATGAGAAACATTAATCAAACTTCAGATAATCAACCTCTCTCGCTCCGAATATGCATCGCctccattttgtttgtttctgaacttcatttattgttttctttgtttttccagGGACAGATGGAAACAGGTACAAAACCACAACTTCCTACGAATCAGGAAGAACTCAGAAAGTTGTCGGTTAAACAAGTCGTGAAGGTTCTTGAGACACTCAAGTTTGATAATGACGTCCAAGCACGTTTTCAAGAGGATGGAATAGATGGAGAACTATTATGTTCTTTGGAAGAGGGTGATCTGCGACAAGACTTTGGGCTTTCAAAGTTTCATGCTCTGAAAATAGTCAAATTCATTAACGGATGGAGACCATTGTTGTAATATCAATACGACCAAGACTCATTATGAATTGAATCAATATGCTATTCCATATAATCAACACGTCCCAGTAGAAGACATAGCATGGCAATCacaaatgttttaaacatatttacgTTGTTTACTTCGAAAACTTAAGATGACATTGCTCATATCACTGCATTATGATATGTTCTAGGATTGGTCAAAATTCACAATATGAGAGAATTTCCACAAAATTAATATTAGACAAAATGTTCTTCAGTGGGTGTAATCAATCACTGGAATAGCAATATATTTATCCGGATTTGCTTTCTTGATTTGATATCTCAGGTAGAcgctatattttatatataaaatgctagagtgaacaataggcacctaggcactataaaaggcacccacatcagacatatcgaattgcattctgaatacgaggaatatcctgatgatatcaaataatttagattttttgaaattcgcgatataatacatattttatggcaaattatcaaaatttgatacattgtttaaaattttgtgatatttaacagtcctcgaagtaaacttaatctaatgatatgtagctgggaggaaaatccgacgatcattTATATTGCTCCCTCCCTTACCCCCCCCTACAAAATCTTTTCCCTGTCTCTCTTCTCATTTCTTCGAGCAATAAATAACTCAGCTGAATAAAGGTCTACCTAGTCTATACTGGAAGTAAATATAGCTTCAATCTTCAATCCCCGTgtatgcgatatgcatatgaGTAGACACTCGAGTAGGCATCAAGTGTCTATTCTTTTATAATCTGGTTGAAATATTTCGATGATCTATATTTGTTCACAGGGAAATAAGCTAGTGCTAATTTGGAAATCGAACCcgcgctttcaaatgtagattgacttgttcgacttctctgctcgtgaatattgcactgcgaaatttataaacttcttttgtatactttgatcaaggtatcttcaaacctgatattctgtggttatgtaacaaactgaaatgaaaaatgaaaatgctttctttaaatttcaagtttctaacaaagggtagaaacaaagatatcgataatgatgtcagtcaagagcttaggcaggataggaaaccacgtgaacaaaaccaaaactaaaactcaatatttgaaatgaccgattgtAGTTGCTTTGTACACATTTAAACTGGAAATTCAGTATTCAGTCACATGATACCCTGAGTATATGGAAGAACGTGTGTGTGGGTC
The Amphiura filiformis chromosome 3, Afil_fr2py, whole genome shotgun sequence DNA segment above includes these coding regions:
- the LOC140148378 gene encoding uncharacterized protein, which codes for MADATDSDIKHTKWSVRGHSINELVAKFSLPILVKAVNSSKSHGTSGIVAHEIYRIKRLLRVQTIRAHLMSSSESDVLPLEIRIPKDYRGPFQITPVESSMYRDVSLEDVVKYRPRYIKVVKTVSNITTGVHIDLNAGDELEVIGTRKRATKTGLKDYLKLRKKYREFILNPDCEGMFQVVEDSTLYTLHDILERFPLPQKVSLVNIESHSEVLLTLFPSGVSEATTLMLKDNVQDEYVVGEDLQKQIRAILHIDAELYFYVPDSISPSYVEKEQLRMTKKKTDGDVDNEQIFIDQLICLAKDTPVICGAAGEVFKKLFLHPRTATSHVSEHGESPQHLLSLSEEQGCYTNVEIRPTISRDQQFGKVGVGLPMRNDMPDCPPPIPPKPPTGQGDKHNVKLLTPEETRDVFADNSSGRRECESEPLYDVPETGSDHSDDEDDDDYEQMAYDDENDSDSGNSYESIPHDMEDTLLTNVSIEDKHQMEDEKSNGETKPEYENTARAHPIDRQIKRAEAPQFPQAITHQETNYPYPRTVADSTEIYDAVSDDIPPELPPRLYLPSSATISASPTIDPKYGKAPNTQISEVFRKSVRGVDRLPSSPIPDVPPKPPGRHSFFSAETCSVQAQSRRQQRRETTKECWQPQTATPATSISHRGYEVHLPPMSDEGRTELETSEEVRKNNRSSPQQLPDLITNEGQMETGTKPQLPTNQEELRKLSVKQVVKVLETLKFDNDVQARFQEDGIDGELLCSLEEGDLRQDFGLSKFHALKIVKFINGWRPLL